The following is a genomic window from Verrucosispora sp. WMMD573.
CAGGTGGCGCACCCGGTGTGCCCCGCCGAGCGCGTTCGACTGCGCCCGGCCACCTCGCCGCGCCCAGCGCCGACCCTCCGGCGCGACAGTGGCGTGGCAGGTGCCGGGTCGGCGATGGTGGACCGCATGGAGATCATGCCCGGGCCACCGCCGGCCTGCCTGGCCGACTTCGCCGCCCTGGCCCGGACGGTGCTGCCGCCGCACGTCTGGGACTACGTGGACGGCGGCAGCGGCGCCGAGGTGACCCTCGGTGCGAACCGCCGGGCGCTGGACCGGGTCGGCGTGTTGCCGAGGGTGCTGACCGGGGTGACCACCCCGAGACTGCGGACCCGGTTGCTCGGCCGGGAGTACGCGATGCCGGTCGGGGTGGCGCCGATGGCGTACCAGCGGCTGGTGCATCCCGACGGCGAGCCGGCGCTGGCCGCCGCCGCCCGCGCCGCCGACGTGCCGTACCTGGCCAGCATCCTCGGCAGCACACCTATCGAGCAGGTCACCGCCACCGGCGCCGAGGTCTGGTTCCAGTTGTACTGGCTGCGGGACCGGTCGCTGGTGGCCGACCTGCTGGCACGGGTCCGCGCCGCCGGCTGCCGGGCGTTGGTCGTCACGGTGGACGTGCCGGTGCTCGGCCGACGGCTGCGGGACCTGCGCAACACCTTCCGGCTGCCGCCGGAGCTGGTCCCGGCGAATCTGCCGGGTGGTCGCGACGACCTGGCCCACGGCGGTACGCCGGGCGTCACCCCGCTGTCCGCGCCGCACGATGCGCCCTTCGCTCCGGCGCTGAGCTGGGCGGATCTGCGCTGGCTGAGGGAGCGGTGCGACCTGCCGCTGGTCGTCAAGGGCATCCTTGATCCGGCCGACGCCGTGCGGGCGGTCGAGGCGGGGGCGCAGGCGGTGGTCGTGTCCAACCACGGTGGTCGGCAACTCGACGGGGTCCCGGCCAGCGCCACCATGCTGCCCGAGGTGGTGGCGGCCGTCGGCGACCGGTGCGAGGTGCTGCTGGACAGCGGCATCCGGGGCGGCGTCGACGTGCTGCGCGCGTTGGCGATGGGTGCCGACGCGGTCCTGGTCGGTCGGCCGATGCTCTGGGCCCTCGCGGCCGGTGGGCGCCCGGCGGCCAGCACCGCGCTGGCCCTGCTCGCCGACGAGTTACGGGACGCGCTGGCCCTGGCCGGCTGCGCCGATCCGACGACCGTCCGCGAACTGCGCACGGTGCCGGTTGACTGACCGGTACCGGGGTGGCGACTCATCGCGTTCACCGGTTCGCAACGTGTGACCGCCGCCCTGCCGTGGTCCTGGGTGGACGGTCATAATGGGCGACATGGTTGCCTGGGAGTATGCCCTGCTGGTCCGCCGCTACCAGGGGCAGGGCCGCAATTTTCATGTCTCGTTCGTCTGGTACGGCCCGGACGGGTCCCGCAAGGACATCACGGCGTACGGCGACACCGCCATCGCACATCTCAACCGCGCCGGACGCGACGGGTGGGAACTCGTCTCCGCCGCGGAGGACGTGAACAACGTGCAGGGCAGCACCGAGGTCCACCGTTACCACCTCAAACGTCCGATCGCCTGAGGTCGGAATCGCGCCGGGCCGGGGACGTTCCCCGGCCCGGCGCGAGCGTCGTCAGCCCAGTTCGACGTCCGGGTAGAGCGGGAAACCGCTGAGCAGTTCACTGGCCTGGCGGCTGACCTTGTCCGCGACGGCCGGGTCGAGGACGTACTTCGCCTTGGAGGCGGTGCCGTCCGGACCGACCCCGGCGCTGGTCTGGCTGAGCACGGTGTGGATCAGCTCGGCGGTGCCGTCCATCTCCGCGGTGCCGAGCCCCCGGGTGGTCAGCGCGGGGGTGCCGATCCGGATGCCGGAGGTGTACCAGGCGCCGTTGGGGTCCTGCGGCACGGCGTTGCGGTTGGTCACGATGCCCGAGTCCAGCAGCGCCTGCTCGGCCTGCCGGCCGGTCAGCCCGTAGCCGGTGACGTCGATCAGCACCAGGTGGTTGTCGGTACCGCCGGTGACCAGCCTGGCGCCCCGGCGCAGCAGACCCTCGGCCAGCGCCTGCGCGTTGTCGACGATCTGGCGGGCGTACCCGGCGAAGTCGGGCCGGCGGGCCTCCGCCAGAGCCACCGCCTTGGCGGCCATCACGTGCGGCAGCGGGCCGCCGAGCACCATCGGGCAACCCCGGTCGACCTGGTCGGCCAGCTCCGGGCCACACAGCACCAGGCCGCCGCGCGGGCCGCGCAGCGACTTGTGCGTGGTGCTGGTGACGATGTGCGCGTGCGGCACCGGGTCGAAGTCGCCGGCGAAGACCTTGCCGGCGACCAGGCCCGCGAAGTGCGCCATGTCCACCATGAAGGTGGCGCCGACCGAGTCGGCGATCTCCCGCATGATCCGGAAATTGATCTTCCGGGGGTACGCCGAGTAGCCGGCGACCAACACCAACGGGCGGAACTCCCGAGCCGCCTCGGCGACCCGGTCGTAGTCGACCAGGCCGGTGACCGGGTCCGTGCCGTAGCTGCGCTGGTCGAACATCTTGCCGGAGATGTTCGGCCGGAAACCGTGGGTGAGGTGCCCGCCCGCATCCAGCGACATGCCGAGCATCCGCTGGTTGCCCAGCTCACGTCGCAGCGCGAACCAGTCCGCCTCGGTGAGGTCGTTGACGTGCCGTGCCTGGGCCCGCTGCAGGGCCGGTGCCTCGACCCGGTCGGCCAGGATCGCCCAGAACGCCACCAGGTTGGCGTCGATGCCCGAGTGCGGCTGCACGTAGGCGTGTGACGCACCGAACAGTTCCCGGGCATGCTCGGCGGCGAGGGCCTCGACGGTGTCCACGTTCTGGCAGCCGGCGTAGAACCGGCGCCCGATGGTGCCCTCGGCGTACTTGTCGCTGAACCAGTTGCCCATCGCCAGCAGCGTCGCCGGGGAGGCGTAGTTCTCACTGGCGATCAGCTTGAGCGACTCGCGCTGGTCGGCCAGTTCCGCCCCGATCGCGTCGGCGACCCGCGGCTCGACACCACGGATCACCTCAAGAGCGCTGCGAAAGGCGGTGGATTCGGCGTTGCGCGGCATGCGACCTCCAGGTGACGTGCGGAAGGCCCAGGCGCTCGGCATGCGTCCTCGTGACGGGGCCGCTCCCCGATGGTTCTCCATCTCCATGCGCCAGTCACGGCCCGAGGGGATCCTACCGGGTACGCCCACCCGGCGGGCCGCTGCGCCGCCGGGCGCGGTGCGGATCGACGCCCTTGGCCGCTTCACTACGATCGCAGGCATGGCGGAGACGGACGATGGTGGCAGTCTCCTGGCCATCAGTGACTTGCACGTCGGGCACCCGGAGAACCGGCCGGTCGTCGAGGGGCTGCGCCCCCGGACGCCGCAGGACTGGCTGCTCGTCGCCGGTGACGTGGGCGACACGGTCGCCGACGTGGAGTGGGCGCTGCGGCTGCTCGCCGGCCGGTTCGCCCGGGTCGTCTGGTCGCCGGGCAACCACGAGCTGTGGACGCCGCCCGGGGACCCGGTGACGTTGCGGGGCGTGGCCCGCTACGCCCACCTGGTCGAGCTGTGTCGTGGACTGGGCGTGGTCACGCCCGAGGATCCGTACCCGGTGTGGATGGGCCCCGGCGGCCCGGTGACGGTGGCGCCGCTGATGCTGCTGTACGACCACAGTTGGCGGCCGGACGGCTTCGACACGCCGGAGGCGGCGCTGGCCGAGGCGTACCGGACCGGAATCGTCTGCACCGACGAGGTGCTGCTGCATCCCGACCCGTACGAGAGCCGGTCGGCGTGGTGCGCGGCGCGGGTGGCCGAGACCGCCCGCCGGCTCGCCGCGCGCGATCCCGCGCTGCCGACCGTGCTGATGAATCACTGGCCGCTGGTCCGGGAACCGACGCGGGTCCTGCGGTACCCGGTCTTCGCCCAGTGGTGCGGCACCGACGCCACCGCCGACTGGCACGTACGCTTCGCCGCCGCCGCGGTGGTCTACGGCCATCTGCACATTCCACGCACCACCTGGCACGACGGAGTGCGGTTCGAGGAGGTGTCGGTGGGCTACCCCCGGGAGTGGCGGCCCCGAGGCGTACCCCCGGGCCGGCTGCGGCAGATCCTGCCGCCGCCGGACGGGGTGCCGCCAACGGCCTGGTGAACGCGGGGTTGGGCGCCGGGTGTGGCGTCGTACCCTCTCAGGTGTGGCGACGGCGGCGGAGGAGATCCAGGTGGGGCGGCGGACGGTCCGCGTCAGCAGCCCGGACAAGCCGTACTTCCCCGAGCGGGGGCTGACCAAGCTCGACGTGGTGCGCTACTTCCTCGCCGTCGGCGACGGCATTCTGCGCGCGCTGCGGGACCGGCCGACGATGCTGGAACGGTGGCCCCGGGGCGTGTTCGAGGGCGCGACCATCGCCACCCGGCAGGACAACCGGGGCGACGCGTTCTACCAGAAGAGGGTGCCGGCCGGCGCGCCCGACTGGGTGGGCACGGCCCACCTCACCTTTCCGAGCGGACGCACCGCCGACGAGGTCGCCCCGGGCGAACTGGCCGTGGTGATCTGGGCGGTGAACCTGGGCACGCTGCGCTTCCATCCGTGGCCGGTGACCAGGGCGGACGTGGAGCGGCCGGATCAGCTGCGGATCGACCTCGACCCGCTGCCCGGGGTCGGCTTCGACCAGGTGGTGCCCGTGGCGCAGCAGGTGCGCGCCTTCCTCGACGAGCTGGGGCTGACCGGCTATCCGAAGACCACCGGCGGGCGGGGCCTGCATGTCTACGTCCCGATCGAGCCGCGGTGGAGCTTCGGCGAGTGCCGCCGGGCGGTGCTGGCGCTCGGGCGGGAGATGCAGCGGCGCCGGCCGGACCTGGTCACCACCACCTGGTGGCGGGAGCAGCGGGACCGGCCGGTCTTCGTCGACTACAACCAGATGGCCCGGGACCACACGATGGCCTCGGCGTACTCGATCCGGCCCACGCCGGCCGCGCTGGTGTCCGCGCCACTGGACTGGGCGGAGCTGGACGACGCGCGGCCGGAGGACTTCGACGTGACCACCATGCCGGGTCGGTTCGCCTATCGCGGCGACCCGCACGCGGGCCTGGACGAGCGGC
Proteins encoded in this region:
- a CDS encoding alpha-hydroxy acid oxidase, which codes for MVDRMEIMPGPPPACLADFAALARTVLPPHVWDYVDGGSGAEVTLGANRRALDRVGVLPRVLTGVTTPRLRTRLLGREYAMPVGVAPMAYQRLVHPDGEPALAAAARAADVPYLASILGSTPIEQVTATGAEVWFQLYWLRDRSLVADLLARVRAAGCRALVVTVDVPVLGRRLRDLRNTFRLPPELVPANLPGGRDDLAHGGTPGVTPLSAPHDAPFAPALSWADLRWLRERCDLPLVVKGILDPADAVRAVEAGAQAVVVSNHGGRQLDGVPASATMLPEVVAAVGDRCEVLLDSGIRGGVDVLRALAMGADAVLVGRPMLWALAAGGRPAASTALALLADELRDALALAGCADPTTVRELRTVPVD
- a CDS encoding glycine hydroxymethyltransferase, which gives rise to MPRNAESTAFRSALEVIRGVEPRVADAIGAELADQRESLKLIASENYASPATLLAMGNWFSDKYAEGTIGRRFYAGCQNVDTVEALAAEHARELFGASHAYVQPHSGIDANLVAFWAILADRVEAPALQRAQARHVNDLTEADWFALRRELGNQRMLGMSLDAGGHLTHGFRPNISGKMFDQRSYGTDPVTGLVDYDRVAEAAREFRPLVLVAGYSAYPRKINFRIMREIADSVGATFMVDMAHFAGLVAGKVFAGDFDPVPHAHIVTSTTHKSLRGPRGGLVLCGPELADQVDRGCPMVLGGPLPHVMAAKAVALAEARRPDFAGYARQIVDNAQALAEGLLRRGARLVTGGTDNHLVLIDVTGYGLTGRQAEQALLDSGIVTNRNAVPQDPNGAWYTSGIRIGTPALTTRGLGTAEMDGTAELIHTVLSQTSAGVGPDGTASKAKYVLDPAVADKVSRQASELLSGFPLYPDVELG
- a CDS encoding metallophosphoesterase, whose translation is MAETDDGGSLLAISDLHVGHPENRPVVEGLRPRTPQDWLLVAGDVGDTVADVEWALRLLAGRFARVVWSPGNHELWTPPGDPVTLRGVARYAHLVELCRGLGVVTPEDPYPVWMGPGGPVTVAPLMLLYDHSWRPDGFDTPEAALAEAYRTGIVCTDEVLLHPDPYESRSAWCAARVAETARRLAARDPALPTVLMNHWPLVREPTRVLRYPVFAQWCGTDATADWHVRFAAAAVVYGHLHIPRTTWHDGVRFEEVSVGYPREWRPRGVPPGRLRQILPPPDGVPPTAW
- a CDS encoding DNA primase small subunit domain-containing protein codes for the protein MATAAEEIQVGRRTVRVSSPDKPYFPERGLTKLDVVRYFLAVGDGILRALRDRPTMLERWPRGVFEGATIATRQDNRGDAFYQKRVPAGAPDWVGTAHLTFPSGRTADEVAPGELAVVIWAVNLGTLRFHPWPVTRADVERPDQLRIDLDPLPGVGFDQVVPVAQQVRAFLDELGLTGYPKTTGGRGLHVYVPIEPRWSFGECRRAVLALGREMQRRRPDLVTTTWWREQRDRPVFVDYNQMARDHTMASAYSIRPTPAALVSAPLDWAELDDARPEDFDVTTMPGRFAYRGDPHAGLDERRFSLEPLLELADREGLESPPER